From the Acetobacter aceti genome, one window contains:
- the pdeM gene encoding ligase-associated DNA damage response endonuclease PdeM: MSKTEITLGENRLFLLPSGAVFIPDGNILVVSDLHFEKGSSALTYGLLLPPGDTSSTLEQLEQLVKDCAPQKMIALGDSFHDRDAFNRLSSEDWRRLERITEQTNMVWITGNHDSEPFHDLSGEWVEEFRYENLLFRHIPSDDIPSGYAEISGHFHPKIQMRIRGHRLSRKCFLASRERLILPACGSYTGGLDINHPQIKSLFPEGRMCFALGNDKVYRVE; encoded by the coding sequence GTGAGCAAAACTGAAATTACACTTGGGGAGAACCGTCTTTTTCTGTTGCCGTCAGGCGCGGTTTTCATTCCTGACGGTAATATTCTTGTTGTTTCAGACCTGCATTTTGAAAAGGGAAGCTCGGCACTCACGTATGGCCTGCTCCTTCCACCGGGTGACACGTCTTCAACGCTCGAACAACTGGAACAGCTCGTAAAAGACTGCGCTCCGCAAAAAATGATCGCTTTGGGTGACAGTTTTCACGACAGGGACGCCTTCAACCGGCTCTCATCAGAAGACTGGCGACGGCTGGAGCGTATCACTGAGCAGACGAATATGGTCTGGATTACGGGCAACCATGACAGTGAACCGTTCCATGACCTCTCCGGAGAGTGGGTTGAAGAGTTCAGGTACGAAAATCTGCTGTTTCGCCATATCCCCTCTGATGACATCCCGTCAGGATATGCGGAAATTTCCGGACATTTTCATCCCAAGATCCAGATGCGGATCAGGGGGCACAGGCTGAGTCGTAAATGCTTTCTTGCCAGCAGAGAGCGACTGATATTGCCAGCCTGTGGAAGCTACACGGGTGGATTGGATATCAATCACCCACAGATAAAATCGCTTTTTCCGGAAGGCAGAATGTGTTTCGCATTGGGAAACGATAAAGTCTACCGCGTGGAGTAG
- a CDS encoding ligase-associated DNA damage response DEXH box helicase → MITELPPLFQSWFDGQGWTPRQHQLAAVQAARDGVSALLIAPTGGGKTLAGFLPSLIDLAGNDEPPSHLHTLYISPLKALSNNVAQSLARPVVEMTLPIRVEVRTGDTSASQRKRQQKTPPHILLTTPESLALLLSYPEAADYFQSLKRLVIDEVHALAGTKRGDQLALCATRLYAMAPALQCCGLSATVAHPVAMAAWVSPTGKASDVRTIIAEEGAAPDISLLMPDGGGYFPWSGHMGLGSASAILKAIQQARLTIVFVNSRAQAELLFQALWKENTENLPIGLHHGSLDGVHRARIEEAMANSALRAVVATSSLDLGLDWGNVDQIIQVGAPKEVARLTQRIGRANHRMDEPSRALIAPANRWEVIECEAARDAVLQHDLDGEPPRAGTFDVLAQHILGTACAGPFDPEKLYEEVCRSAPYQNLSLQDFEAVLRFVEDGGYALRSYDRHRRLFRNDLGQIWVRNEKIIKQYRMNIGTIVDSPLLRVKTRQGKYCGEIDEFFASTLLPGDTFLLGGGLFEFLGMRDTSVQVATGRGQNPRVPVYGGNRLSISSNLAKRVLTILSTRSLWPDLPETVQNWLQKQERYSRMPAPEGLLIETFAYKKRYYLICYAFEGRNAHQTLGMLLTNRLEQTGAAPLGFVANDYALACWSVHPPENIGELFSEQLLGDNLQEWLDKSAMLRRTFREVALISGLVDRNLPGREKSRRQMTMSTDLLYDVLLKYDPDHILLRATRMQAAAGLTDLNRLSAMLKRVSGKLDIVSLPRISPFAVPLLLEQGREKIKGGSGEEALLAEAEALFRLSEKS, encoded by the coding sequence ATGATCACAGAACTTCCTCCGCTCTTCCAGAGCTGGTTTGATGGGCAGGGCTGGACGCCCCGCCAGCACCAGCTTGCCGCAGTTCAGGCGGCACGGGATGGCGTATCAGCCCTGCTCATCGCACCGACCGGTGGCGGCAAAACACTGGCTGGCTTTCTCCCAAGCCTGATCGACCTTGCGGGCAACGATGAGCCGCCTTCGCACCTCCACACACTCTATATCAGCCCTCTGAAAGCGCTTTCGAACAATGTCGCGCAGAGTCTGGCTCGTCCGGTTGTTGAAATGACGCTTCCCATTCGGGTTGAGGTGCGGACGGGCGACACTTCGGCCAGCCAGCGAAAGCGCCAGCAGAAAACCCCACCGCATATCCTGCTGACGACGCCGGAAAGTCTCGCGTTGCTTTTGTCCTACCCGGAAGCAGCGGACTATTTTCAGTCGCTGAAACGTCTCGTCATAGACGAGGTTCATGCGCTTGCAGGCACCAAAAGAGGCGATCAACTCGCCCTGTGCGCCACGCGCCTGTATGCGATGGCGCCAGCGCTGCAATGCTGCGGATTATCGGCCACCGTGGCTCACCCAGTCGCCATGGCCGCCTGGGTGTCGCCGACCGGAAAAGCTTCCGATGTAAGGACCATCATCGCGGAGGAGGGGGCTGCGCCGGATATCAGCCTGCTCATGCCGGATGGTGGCGGTTATTTTCCCTGGTCCGGTCATATGGGACTTGGAAGCGCGAGCGCCATTCTGAAAGCCATTCAGCAGGCCCGACTGACCATCGTTTTTGTAAACAGCAGAGCGCAGGCCGAGCTTCTGTTTCAGGCTCTGTGGAAGGAAAATACTGAGAATCTACCGATTGGCCTGCATCACGGAAGTCTGGATGGTGTGCATCGCGCCCGTATTGAAGAGGCCATGGCCAACAGCGCGCTTCGGGCTGTCGTTGCGACTTCTTCCCTTGATCTGGGGCTGGACTGGGGCAATGTCGATCAGATCATACAGGTTGGCGCGCCGAAAGAAGTGGCGCGCCTTACCCAGCGCATTGGTCGCGCCAATCACCGCATGGACGAACCATCACGCGCGCTGATCGCGCCAGCCAATAGGTGGGAAGTCATTGAGTGTGAAGCAGCCAGGGATGCTGTGCTGCAACACGATCTGGATGGTGAGCCGCCACGGGCAGGCACCTTTGATGTGCTGGCCCAGCATATTCTCGGCACGGCTTGTGCAGGACCGTTTGACCCGGAGAAGCTTTACGAAGAAGTCTGCCGCTCCGCACCCTACCAGAATTTATCGCTTCAGGATTTTGAAGCTGTTCTTCGGTTTGTGGAGGACGGTGGTTATGCGCTGCGTTCCTATGACCGGCATCGGCGTCTGTTTCGTAACGATCTGGGCCAGATCTGGGTTCGTAACGAAAAGATCATAAAACAGTACCGCATGAATATCGGCACGATTGTCGACTCTCCGTTGCTGCGCGTCAAAACACGGCAGGGGAAATACTGTGGTGAGATAGACGAGTTTTTCGCGTCCACGCTTCTGCCGGGTGACACCTTTCTGCTTGGTGGAGGGCTGTTTGAGTTTCTGGGCATGCGGGACACGAGTGTTCAGGTCGCCACCGGGCGAGGGCAGAATCCCCGTGTGCCTGTATATGGCGGCAATCGCCTGTCCATCTCGTCCAATCTGGCGAAGCGGGTTCTGACAATTCTGAGCACGCGCTCTCTGTGGCCTGACCTGCCTGAAACGGTTCAGAACTGGTTACAGAAACAGGAACGCTATTCCCGCATGCCAGCCCCGGAGGGACTCCTGATTGAAACATTTGCTTATAAGAAAAGATATTATCTGATCTGTTATGCTTTTGAAGGACGTAATGCCCATCAGACTCTGGGAATGCTTTTAACGAACAGACTTGAGCAGACCGGAGCTGCGCCTCTGGGCTTTGTCGCAAATGACTATGCTCTGGCGTGCTGGTCCGTTCATCCGCCTGAAAATATTGGAGAGCTTTTCAGCGAACAGTTGCTGGGCGACAACCTGCAGGAATGGCTCGATAAAAGCGCCATGCTCCGGCGCACCTTTCGTGAAGTGGCGCTGATTTCCGGGCTTGTTGACCGTAATCTCCCCGGTCGTGAGAAAAGTCGGCGGCAAATGACCATGAGCACCGATCTTCTCTATGACGTGTTGCTCAAATACGATCCCGACCACATTCTCCTGCGGGCAACGCGTATGCAGGCCGCAGCGGGACTGACCGACCTTAACCGGCTTTCGGCGATGCTGAAACGGGTGAGCGGTAAACTGGATATTGTGAGCCTTCCACGGATTTCTCCTTTTGCGGTGCCTTTGCTGCTTGAACAGGGGCGTGAAAAAATCAAAGGGGGTTCTGGTGAGGAGGCGCTTCTGGCTGAAGCGGAGGCACTTTTCAGATTGTCTGAAAAATCGTGA
- a CDS encoding bifunctional aconitate hydratase 2/2-methylisocitrate dehydratase: MNAYSDYLTEIQERKSQGLSPKPIDDGGLVRDIIALIEDVGNPERADALKFFIYNTLPGTTSAAGVKAAFLKKIVEGETVVPEITPAYALELLSHMKGGPSVKVLLDIALGDNAAIAMQAGEVLKTQVFLYDADLFRLRDAYKAGNTVAKDVLESYAKAEFFTKLPPVEDEIKVVTFIAAEGDISTDLLSPGNQAHSRSDRELHGQCMISPAAQQEIVALQKQHPDARVMMIAEKGTMGVGSSRMSGVNNVALWTGKQASPYVPFVNYAPIVAGTNGISPIFATTVDVTGGIGINLKNWVRKTDADGKPVLNSDGNPILEEKYSVATGTILNIDVKNKTLRDANGKELADISASFTPQKLEFMKAGSSYAIVFGKKIQTFAAQTLGITAPTVFAPNKEITIDNQGLTAVEKIFNRNAVGVTPGKVLHAGSDVRVQVNIVGSQDTTGLMTAQELEAMAATVISPLVDGAYQSGCHTASVWDKKAQANIPKLMKFMNDFGLITARDPKGVYPPMTDVIHKVLNDLTVSDWDIIIGGDSHTRMSKGVAFGADSGTVALALATGEATMPIPQSVKVTFKGTMQPHMDFRDVVHATQAQMLKQCGDNVFQGRIIEVHIGTLLADQAFTFTDWTAEMKAKASICISQAETLIESLEIAKSRIQIMIDKGMDNAAGTLKGLIAKADKRIAGIRSGEHPPLAPDDNAKYFAEVVVDLDVINEPMIADPDVNNKDVSKRYTHDTIRPISYYGGNKKVDLGFVGSCMVHKGDMKIVAQMLKNIEKAKGKVEFNAPLVVAAPTYNIIDELKAEGDWEILERYSGFEFDDSHPKSAPRTEYENILYLERPGCNLCMGNQEKAEKGDTVLATSTRLFQGRVVEDSGTKKGESLLASTPVVVLSAILGHTPSTEEYMEAVEGIDLTTFAPPKAPLLDSASVHY, encoded by the coding sequence ATGAACGCCTACTCAGATTACCTGACCGAAATCCAGGAACGAAAAAGTCAGGGGCTTTCCCCAAAGCCGATCGACGATGGCGGTCTCGTTCGTGACATCATCGCATTGATTGAGGATGTCGGTAACCCGGAACGGGCCGACGCACTCAAGTTCTTCATTTACAACACCTTGCCGGGCACCACGAGCGCCGCTGGCGTCAAGGCCGCGTTCCTGAAGAAGATCGTCGAGGGCGAAACGGTCGTCCCCGAGATTACACCCGCCTACGCGCTCGAACTGCTGTCGCACATGAAAGGCGGCCCCTCGGTCAAGGTTCTGCTCGACATTGCTCTTGGCGATAACGCAGCGATCGCCATGCAGGCTGGCGAGGTGCTGAAAACTCAGGTTTTCCTCTACGACGCCGACCTGTTCCGGCTGCGTGATGCCTACAAAGCAGGTAACACCGTCGCCAAAGACGTGCTTGAGAGCTACGCGAAGGCCGAGTTCTTCACCAAACTTCCGCCTGTTGAAGACGAAATCAAGGTCGTCACTTTTATCGCCGCTGAAGGCGATATTTCGACCGACCTCCTGTCTCCGGGCAATCAGGCTCATTCCCGTTCGGACCGCGAGTTGCACGGCCAGTGCATGATCTCGCCGGCGGCCCAGCAGGAAATCGTCGCGCTCCAGAAGCAACACCCCGATGCACGCGTGATGATGATCGCCGAAAAGGGCACGATGGGCGTCGGTTCGTCGCGTATGTCAGGCGTGAACAACGTGGCGCTCTGGACCGGCAAACAGGCCAGCCCCTACGTTCCATTCGTCAATTATGCCCCGATCGTCGCGGGCACCAATGGCATTTCACCGATCTTTGCGACCACCGTTGACGTGACCGGTGGCATCGGCATCAATCTGAAAAACTGGGTCAGAAAGACCGATGCAGATGGTAAGCCGGTTCTGAATAGTGATGGCAATCCCATCCTTGAGGAAAAATACTCGGTCGCGACCGGCACCATTCTGAACATCGACGTGAAGAACAAGACGCTTCGCGACGCGAATGGCAAGGAACTGGCCGATATCTCTGCGTCCTTCACGCCCCAGAAGCTGGAGTTCATGAAGGCCGGCAGCTCCTACGCTATCGTTTTCGGTAAGAAGATCCAGACATTTGCTGCGCAGACGCTGGGAATCACCGCCCCGACCGTTTTCGCGCCGAACAAAGAGATCACCATCGACAACCAGGGCCTGACGGCGGTCGAGAAAATCTTCAACCGAAACGCGGTCGGCGTGACACCGGGCAAGGTTCTGCATGCAGGGTCGGACGTCCGCGTGCAGGTGAACATCGTCGGTTCGCAGGATACGACCGGCCTGATGACAGCGCAGGAACTTGAGGCGATGGCGGCGACCGTCATTTCTCCTCTGGTGGATGGTGCGTATCAGTCGGGCTGTCACACGGCATCCGTCTGGGACAAGAAGGCACAGGCGAACATTCCGAAGCTCATGAAATTCATGAACGACTTCGGTCTGATCACAGCCCGTGATCCGAAGGGGGTCTATCCCCCGATGACGGACGTGATTCACAAGGTTCTGAACGACCTGACCGTGAGTGACTGGGATATCATCATCGGTGGTGACAGCCACACCCGTATGTCCAAAGGTGTGGCGTTCGGCGCCGACTCAGGCACGGTGGCGCTGGCTCTTGCCACCGGTGAGGCGACCATGCCGATCCCGCAGTCGGTCAAGGTGACGTTCAAAGGCACGATGCAGCCGCACATGGACTTCCGTGACGTGGTGCATGCGACACAGGCGCAGATGCTCAAGCAGTGTGGCGACAACGTGTTTCAGGGTCGTATCATCGAAGTGCATATCGGCACGCTTCTTGCCGATCAGGCCTTCACCTTTACCGACTGGACAGCCGAGATGAAGGCCAAGGCCTCCATCTGCATCTCTCAGGCAGAGACGCTGATTGAATCGCTGGAAATCGCCAAGTCGCGCATCCAGATCATGATCGACAAAGGCATGGATAATGCCGCGGGCACACTGAAGGGGCTTATCGCCAAGGCGGACAAGCGCATTGCTGGCATACGCTCGGGCGAACATCCTCCGCTTGCTCCGGACGACAATGCAAAATACTTTGCCGAGGTTGTTGTTGATCTCGACGTGATCAACGAGCCCATGATCGCTGATCCGGATGTCAACAACAAGGATGTGTCCAAGCGTTATACCCACGACACAATCCGCCCGATTTCCTACTATGGCGGCAACAAGAAAGTCGATCTCGGGTTTGTCGGTTCCTGCATGGTGCATAAGGGCGATATGAAAATCGTGGCCCAGATGCTCAAGAATATCGAGAAAGCAAAAGGTAAGGTGGAGTTCAATGCTCCGCTCGTCGTGGCTGCTCCAACCTACAACATCATTGACGAGTTGAAGGCCGAAGGGGACTGGGAAATTCTGGAGCGGTATTCCGGCTTCGAATTTGACGACTCACACCCGAAAAGCGCTCCACGCACCGAGTATGAAAACATCCTTTATCTGGAGCGCCCTGGCTGTAACCTGTGCATGGGTAATCAGGAAAAAGCAGAGAAGGGCGATACCGTTCTGGCGACCTCGACCCGCCTCTTTCAGGGCCGTGTTGTAGAAGATTCCGGGACCAAAAAGGGTGAATCACTTCTGGCGTCAACGCCGGTTGTTGTGCTGTCGGCGATCCTTGGCCACACGCCGAGCACTGAAGAATACATGGAGGCCGTGGAAGGAATTGATCTGACCACATTCGCTCCACCTAAGGCGCCTCTGCTGGATTCCGCATCTGTGCACTACTGA
- a CDS encoding cisplatin damage response ATP-dependent DNA ligase — protein sequence MIAFAALLERLAFTPSRHMKIALLKEYFSMASDPDRGYALAAMAGTLSFASAKPAMLRALAMERIDPQLFAWSYDYVGDLAETVALIWQADQNESSYTPPTLTEVVETLRDISKIEVAAVITGWLDNSNVSSRYALLKLITGSLRVGASARLAKTALAEMASLTADEIEEVWHGLEAPYTPLLHWIEGKGPRPDPKDAPVFRPPMLAQPLEGVDLATFTPSEWRAEWKWDGIRVQLVATPDGERVYTRTAEDIGKAFPELLTVMSDIGSQVVLDGELLVIHDDEVAPFAILQQRLNRKAPTAAMLRDNPAGVRLYDILFEDGEDLRSLPFDLRRARLESWFARVQPPRMTLSELIPFTDFSELAALRENARSEGIEGLMLKKADSLYVPGRPRGPWWKWKREPLTVDAVVMYAQRGHGKRSSFYSDFTFGLWRTVGNLKELVPIGKAYSGFTDEELKFLDKWVRDHTAGRFGPVREIEKGLVLEIAFDAAQYSKRHKSGVALRFPRVSRIRQDKPADEADTLEDFVAAFL from the coding sequence ATGATTGCCTTTGCCGCTCTGCTTGAGCGTCTCGCTTTCACCCCGTCCCGCCACATGAAGATTGCTCTTTTGAAAGAGTATTTTTCGATGGCTTCAGACCCTGACCGTGGCTACGCGCTGGCGGCCATGGCGGGTACTCTCTCCTTCGCGTCGGCCAAACCCGCAATGTTGCGGGCGCTGGCCATGGAGCGCATTGATCCACAACTTTTCGCCTGGTCTTACGACTATGTCGGCGATCTGGCGGAAACGGTCGCCCTGATCTGGCAGGCGGACCAGAATGAATCCTCTTATACCCCGCCCACTCTGACGGAAGTGGTCGAGACCTTGCGGGATATTTCAAAAATAGAAGTTGCTGCCGTTATTACCGGATGGCTGGATAACTCGAATGTCTCTTCACGCTACGCGCTCCTGAAACTGATTACCGGCTCTCTGCGTGTCGGCGCTTCAGCACGTCTGGCCAAAACCGCGCTTGCGGAAATGGCCAGTCTTACAGCCGATGAAATCGAGGAGGTCTGGCACGGTCTGGAAGCGCCTTACACGCCCCTGCTCCACTGGATCGAAGGGAAAGGTCCACGGCCCGACCCGAAAGATGCTCCGGTTTTCCGTCCTCCCATGCTTGCTCAGCCACTGGAAGGCGTGGATCTCGCGACTTTTACTCCTTCTGAATGGCGTGCGGAATGGAAATGGGACGGCATCCGGGTGCAGCTTGTCGCCACCCCGGACGGAGAACGCGTTTACACCCGTACAGCAGAAGATATTGGCAAGGCGTTTCCCGAACTTCTGACCGTCATGAGTGACATTGGCAGTCAGGTTGTTCTTGATGGCGAACTTCTTGTGATTCACGATGATGAGGTCGCGCCTTTCGCCATCCTGCAGCAGCGCCTCAATCGGAAAGCACCGACAGCCGCCATGCTGCGCGACAATCCGGCGGGTGTCCGGCTTTACGATATTCTGTTTGAAGATGGAGAAGATTTGCGATCTCTCCCCTTCGATCTCCGCCGTGCCCGACTGGAAAGCTGGTTTGCACGGGTGCAGCCGCCTCGTATGACGCTTTCGGAACTGATTCCGTTTACCGACTTCAGTGAACTGGCTGCCCTGCGAGAGAACGCCAGAAGTGAAGGCATCGAGGGGCTGATGCTGAAAAAAGCTGACAGTCTGTACGTGCCCGGCCGCCCGCGAGGACCGTGGTGGAAATGGAAACGCGAACCTCTGACAGTGGATGCCGTCGTCATGTATGCCCAGCGCGGCCACGGGAAACGAAGCAGTTTCTATTCCGACTTCACGTTCGGACTTTGGCGCACTGTTGGAAACCTGAAAGAACTGGTGCCGATCGGCAAAGCCTATTCCGGATTTACTGATGAGGAACTGAAGTTTCTCGATAAGTGGGTGCGTGATCACACTGCCGGGCGCTTCGGACCGGTCAGGGAAATTGAAAAGGGCCTTGTGCTGGAAATAGCATTTGATGCAGCGCAGTATTCAAAAAGACACAAGAGCGGTGTTGCCTTGAGGTTCCCAAGGGTATCACGCATCCGGCAGGACAAACCGGCGGATGAGGCGGATACGCTGGAAGATTTTGTGGCGGCGTTTCTTTGA
- a CDS encoding MFS transporter: MPALRRSQIIALTISSLLFMEQLDGTILATALPAIASSLHVDPVAASVALTSYIVGLAIFIPASGALADRFGSRTTLMTAITLFIVCSILCGQANSLPMLAFGRMLQGVGGALMVPVGRLVLLRSVAKSELLKTMTWMMMPATLGPMLGPVLGGFITTLLSWRWNFYINVPVGLIGLYLTWKHIPQLRETRSRPFDWPGMGLAGGGLALLSFSAEMISHNAKPYWLSAILLLAGACLFLCYFRHMKRCPNPVLDFRLMEVPTFRLSVLSGAASRLAAGSFPFLMPAMLQIGFGLSPAQSGMVVFSAPIGALCSRLYVPPLFRRFGFRTVMMTMGWGGALTFGAIACFQPGWPLWTLTLVLLASGAVQAIQFSAYNSIAYADLPEERMSNATSFYSTFQQMMLSAGICVAALAVTVSRAVQDHPQAVAADFRVGFLVVGALTCIAVPVAARLRPDAGANVSGYKG, encoded by the coding sequence ATGCCAGCCTTACGTCGATCGCAGATCATCGCCCTGACCATTTCCAGTCTGCTGTTTATGGAGCAGCTCGACGGCACCATTCTGGCGACAGCCCTCCCGGCCATCGCTTCCTCCCTGCATGTCGATCCGGTTGCGGCTTCCGTAGCGCTGACCTCCTACATCGTCGGGCTGGCTATTTTCATTCCCGCATCCGGTGCGTTGGCGGATCGCTTCGGTAGCCGCACAACCCTGATGACGGCGATCACCCTGTTCATTGTCTGCTCCATCCTGTGCGGACAGGCGAACAGTCTTCCCATGCTGGCTTTCGGTCGCATGTTGCAGGGCGTAGGGGGCGCATTGATGGTCCCGGTCGGCAGGCTGGTGCTGCTCCGAAGTGTCGCCAAATCAGAGCTGCTGAAAACCATGACATGGATGATGATGCCCGCCACACTCGGCCCGATGCTCGGCCCCGTGCTGGGCGGTTTCATCACCACCCTGCTGTCATGGCGCTGGAACTTCTACATCAATGTTCCCGTCGGCCTCATCGGCCTCTATCTGACGTGGAAACATATCCCCCAGTTGCGCGAAACCCGCAGCCGTCCATTCGACTGGCCCGGCATGGGACTGGCTGGCGGCGGTCTGGCCTTGCTCTCGTTCAGCGCGGAAATGATCAGTCACAACGCAAAACCCTACTGGCTCTCCGCCATTCTGCTGCTCGCTGGAGCCTGTCTGTTTCTCTGCTATTTCCGCCACATGAAGCGCTGCCCCAATCCGGTCCTGGATTTCCGGTTGATGGAGGTTCCCACCTTCCGCCTGTCCGTCCTGAGTGGTGCGGCCTCTCGCCTCGCAGCCGGGTCTTTTCCGTTCCTGATGCCCGCCATGCTGCAGATCGGTTTCGGCCTGAGCCCGGCGCAGAGCGGCATGGTGGTCTTTTCTGCCCCAATCGGGGCGCTGTGTTCACGGCTGTATGTGCCACCACTTTTCCGTCGTTTCGGTTTCCGAACCGTGATGATGACCATGGGTTGGGGCGGTGCGCTCACTTTCGGAGCAATCGCCTGCTTCCAGCCGGGCTGGCCACTCTGGACGCTGACATTGGTGCTGCTGGCGTCCGGCGCCGTGCAGGCGATCCAGTTTTCGGCCTACAACTCCATCGCTTATGCCGACCTGCCGGAAGAGCGAATGAGCAATGCGACCAGCTTCTACTCCACCTTCCAGCAGATGATGCTGTCAGCAGGAATTTGCGTGGCCGCCCTTGCCGTAACGGTGTCGCGCGCCGTTCAGGATCATCCGCAGGCGGTAGCGGCGGATTTCAGGGTGGGGTTTCTGGTCGTGGGGGCGCTGACGTGCATCGCTGTGCCGGTGGCGGCGCGACTGCGGCCGGATGCGGGGGCTAATGTAAGTGGGTATAAAGGATAA
- a CDS encoding ligase-associated DNA damage response exonuclease: MDWLELKPEGLFCKPGNFYIDPLRPVSCAVITHGHSDHARPYHQHVISTPETLAIMRLRMGEERAGAHQQALTYGECVMQGDVRLWLAPAGHVLGSSQVVMEYQGQRAVVSGDYKRAGDPTCRPFEVVPCDLFVTEATFALPVFRLPDPRHEIAKLLHDVRLFPERTHVVGCYALGKCQRLIALLREEGYHKPLWLHGALLPMCQLYESFGVPQGILNSATVARKEELRGGIVLAPPSAIADRWARRLPEPVVCLASGWMHIRQRAKARGVELPLVISDHADWDALLDTCQATGASEVWVTHGREDALIHALGQMGIKGRALRLVGYEEEDETAYGEAAA, encoded by the coding sequence ATGGATTGGCTGGAACTGAAACCTGAAGGTCTGTTCTGCAAGCCGGGGAATTTTTATATCGACCCGCTCCGTCCCGTGTCCTGTGCCGTCATCACCCATGGCCACTCCGACCATGCCCGCCCCTATCACCAGCACGTCATCAGCACGCCAGAGACACTCGCCATCATGCGGCTGCGTATGGGCGAGGAACGGGCCGGCGCCCACCAGCAGGCGCTGACATACGGCGAGTGTGTAATGCAGGGCGATGTGCGGCTCTGGCTGGCGCCCGCAGGGCATGTGTTGGGCAGCTCTCAGGTGGTCATGGAGTATCAGGGACAGCGCGCAGTCGTCAGCGGCGATTATAAACGGGCCGGAGACCCGACCTGCCGTCCGTTCGAGGTTGTGCCCTGTGATCTCTTTGTGACTGAAGCGACATTCGCGCTTCCGGTCTTCCGGCTTCCTGATCCCAGACACGAAATCGCCAAACTCCTCCATGACGTCAGGCTGTTTCCCGAACGAACCCATGTCGTGGGGTGTTATGCGCTCGGGAAATGCCAGCGGCTGATCGCGCTGTTGCGGGAGGAAGGCTATCACAAGCCTCTGTGGCTGCATGGCGCGCTGCTTCCGATGTGCCAACTTTACGAAAGCTTCGGCGTGCCGCAGGGCATACTCAACTCCGCTACGGTCGCCCGCAAGGAAGAACTTCGGGGAGGTATCGTGCTGGCCCCTCCCTCCGCCATTGCCGACCGATGGGCGCGACGGCTCCCCGAACCGGTGGTCTGTCTGGCGTCCGGTTGGATGCATATCCGACAGCGCGCCAAGGCACGCGGGGTCGAACTTCCTCTCGTCATCAGTGACCATGCCGACTGGGACGCCCTGCTCGACACCTGTCAGGCGACGGGGGCATCCGAAGTCTGGGTCACGCATGGCCGGGAAGACGCCCTGATCCACGCATTGGGACAGATGGGTATTAAAGGCCGTGCGCTCAGGCTTGTGGGATATGAGGAAGAGGACGAAACAGCTTATGGGGAGGCTGCGGCATGA